From the Bacillus tuaregi genome, one window contains:
- a CDS encoding solute symporter family protein, whose protein sequence is MSGFGLALFVLIVGLTLVITYWAAKRTKTASEFYTAGGGLTGWQNGLAIAGDYLSAASFLGIAGAIALNGFDGFFYSIGYLVAYLVVLYIVAEPLRNLGKYTIADMITARFDQKKVRAVAALSTLTIVIFYMIAQLVGAGALIQLLLGIDYWIAVLIVGVMMTTYVLFGGMTATSWVQITKAVLLMIGTVVISFLVLAKFNFNIFTMFSEMKTLTPLGESYLNPGVKYTVPIDTLSMMAALVLGTAGLPHILMRFFTVKDAKTARSSVVTATWVVGIFYILTIFLGFGAAAFVGSTDIVAANAAGNMAAPLLAKALGGDMLMSFVSAVAFATILAVVAGLVLSGASAFAHDIYGQIIKKGQMTEKQQMLAARYASIGVSIFSIILALFAQTMNVAFLVSLAFCVAASANLPVIIYTIYWKKFNTAGAVTGMLTGLITALVLVAISPNVLNPVAGAAIFVGDPIFPLTNPAIVSIPAGFIGAFIGTVVANRRDEKKYAEVLVKANTGVK, encoded by the coding sequence ATGAGTGGATTTGGATTAGCATTATTTGTTCTTATCGTTGGATTGACACTCGTCATTACGTACTGGGCTGCAAAACGAACGAAGACAGCGAGTGAATTTTACACTGCCGGTGGAGGCTTAACTGGCTGGCAAAATGGACTGGCTATCGCCGGGGATTATTTATCTGCTGCATCCTTCCTCGGTATTGCTGGTGCGATTGCCCTAAATGGTTTTGATGGGTTTTTCTATTCAATCGGCTATTTAGTGGCCTATCTTGTTGTCTTGTATATTGTTGCTGAACCATTAAGAAATCTTGGGAAATATACGATTGCCGATATGATCACGGCACGCTTCGACCAAAAAAAGGTACGAGCTGTTGCAGCGTTAAGCACGCTTACCATTGTTATTTTTTATATGATTGCCCAATTAGTTGGTGCAGGCGCTCTTATTCAGCTCTTATTAGGTATTGATTATTGGATAGCGGTTCTTATCGTTGGTGTCATGATGACCACCTATGTATTATTTGGCGGAATGACGGCAACAAGCTGGGTACAAATTACTAAAGCGGTATTATTAATGATTGGAACAGTTGTTATTTCATTTTTAGTATTAGCTAAATTTAATTTCAACATTTTCACGATGTTTAGTGAAATGAAAACGTTAACACCGCTTGGGGAGAGCTATTTAAACCCAGGTGTGAAATATACCGTTCCAATTGATACACTTTCGATGATGGCAGCTCTTGTTCTTGGTACAGCTGGTCTGCCTCATATCCTCATGCGTTTCTTTACTGTTAAAGATGCGAAAACAGCCCGTAGCTCTGTTGTGACAGCTACATGGGTGGTTGGTATCTTCTATATTTTAACGATTTTCCTTGGCTTTGGAGCAGCTGCCTTTGTTGGTTCAACAGATATTGTCGCTGCGAATGCTGCTGGAAATATGGCAGCACCACTTTTAGCAAAGGCACTTGGTGGAGATATGCTCATGTCCTTTGTATCTGCTGTTGCCTTTGCGACGATTCTAGCCGTTGTAGCAGGCCTTGTTTTATCAGGTGCATCAGCATTTGCCCATGATATTTATGGTCAAATCATTAAAAAAGGTCAAATGACAGAAAAGCAACAAATGCTTGCGGCACGATATGCTTCTATCGGAGTTTCTATTTTCTCTATTATCCTTGCCTTGTTTGCTCAAACAATGAACGTTGCTTTCCTTGTATCCTTGGCCTTCTGTGTGGCTGCAAGTGCGAACCTTCCAGTCATCATTTATACGATCTACTGGAAGAAGTTCAACACAGCAGGAGCTGTTACAGGGATGCTGACAGGATTAATAACGGCGCTTGTATTAGTGGCTATCAGTCCAAACGTCTTAAATCCGGTTGCGGGTGCGGCTATCTTTGTTGGAGATCCAATCTTCCCACTAACAAATCCGGCGATAGTATCCATACCGGCAGGTTTCATTGGAGCGTTTATCGGGACAGTTGTTGCCAATAGACGTGATGAGAAGAAATATGCCGAGGTGCTTGTCAAAGCCAATACAGGTGTGAAGTAA
- the leuS gene encoding leucine--tRNA ligase: MSFNHHEIEKKWQTYWGENKTFKTSEDKGKRKFYALDMFPYPSGAGLHVGHPEGYTATDILSRMKRMQGYNVLHPMGWDAFGLPAEQYALDTGNDPAEFTEHNINNFRRQIKALGFSYDWDREINTTDPKYYKWTQWIFLKLYEKGLAYISEAPVNWCPALGTVLANEEVIDGKSERGGHPVERRPMKQWNLKITAYADRLLEDLEDLDWPESIKDMQRNWIGRSEGAEVHFQIDGYDAAFTVFTTRPDTLFGATYAVLAPEHELVQKITTAEQKQAVDTYIEQIKSKSDLERTDLAKDKTGVFTGAYAINPANNVKIPIWIADYVLASYGTGAIMAVPGHDERDYEFAKKFNLEIKEVVAGGEIEKEAYTGDGLHVNSDFLNGLNKVEAISKMVAWLEEKGIGSKKVTYRLRDWLFSRQRYWGEPIPIIHWEDGTMTAVPEEELPLVLPVTKEIKPSGTGESPLANVEDWVNVVDPVTGKKGRRETNTMPQWGGSCWYFLRFIDPHNNEVLADPEKLKEWLPVDIYIGGAEHAVLHLLYARFWHKFLYDIGVVPTKEPFQKLFNQGMILGENNEKMSKSKGNVVNPDEIVNSHGADTLRLYEMFMGPLDGSIAWSANGVDGSRRFLDRIWRLFIDDNGNVNPKIKDNETESNLEKVYHQTVKKVTEDYEGLRFNTAISQLMVFINEANKAEVLPIHYMEGFVKLLSPICPHISEELWEKLGHTASSIAYEAWPAYDEAKLKDNEIEIVIQINGKVKAKLVVPANTNKDALEQIAMDDDKVKAQIDGKTVRKVIAVPGKLVNIVAN; encoded by the coding sequence ATGAGCTTCAATCATCATGAAATTGAAAAGAAATGGCAGACGTATTGGGGGGAAAATAAAACCTTTAAAACAAGTGAAGATAAAGGGAAACGAAAGTTCTATGCCCTTGATATGTTTCCATATCCATCAGGTGCCGGTCTTCACGTTGGACATCCAGAGGGCTATACAGCAACCGATATTCTTTCCAGAATGAAAAGAATGCAGGGCTACAATGTCCTTCACCCAATGGGCTGGGATGCATTTGGATTACCGGCAGAACAATATGCATTAGATACCGGAAATGACCCTGCTGAATTTACTGAGCATAATATTAATAATTTCCGCCGCCAAATTAAAGCATTAGGTTTCTCCTATGATTGGGATCGTGAAATCAATACAACCGATCCAAAATACTATAAATGGACGCAATGGATCTTTTTAAAGCTTTATGAAAAAGGTCTTGCCTATATTAGTGAAGCACCTGTGAATTGGTGTCCTGCTCTTGGAACAGTGCTCGCTAATGAAGAAGTAATCGATGGAAAGAGTGAGCGTGGCGGACACCCAGTAGAGCGCCGCCCAATGAAACAGTGGAATTTAAAAATAACGGCCTACGCTGACCGTTTATTAGAGGACCTTGAAGACTTAGATTGGCCGGAAAGTATAAAGGATATGCAACGTAACTGGATTGGGCGTTCAGAGGGTGCAGAGGTTCATTTCCAAATTGATGGATATGATGCGGCCTTTACCGTTTTCACTACACGTCCTGATACATTATTTGGTGCTACTTATGCGGTGCTTGCGCCTGAGCATGAATTGGTGCAAAAAATTACCACTGCCGAACAAAAGCAGGCAGTCGATACCTATATTGAACAAATTAAGAGTAAGAGTGATCTAGAAAGAACAGATTTAGCAAAGGATAAAACAGGTGTCTTTACCGGAGCCTATGCGATTAATCCGGCGAACAATGTGAAAATTCCAATTTGGATTGCTGATTATGTATTAGCAAGCTACGGAACAGGTGCGATTATGGCGGTACCTGGACATGATGAACGTGATTATGAATTTGCCAAGAAGTTTAATTTGGAAATCAAAGAGGTTGTGGCAGGCGGAGAGATTGAGAAGGAAGCTTATACCGGTGATGGCCTTCATGTGAACTCTGATTTTCTAAATGGATTAAATAAAGTAGAAGCGATTAGCAAAATGGTTGCTTGGCTTGAAGAAAAAGGAATTGGGTCGAAAAAAGTAACATACCGACTACGTGATTGGTTGTTCAGTCGTCAGCGTTATTGGGGCGAGCCGATTCCAATTATTCACTGGGAGGACGGGACGATGACTGCTGTTCCGGAGGAGGAGCTGCCGCTCGTACTACCGGTTACAAAAGAAATTAAACCCTCTGGTACAGGGGAATCTCCATTAGCGAATGTGGAGGATTGGGTCAATGTCGTTGATCCGGTTACTGGTAAGAAAGGACGCCGGGAGACCAATACAATGCCGCAATGGGGCGGAAGCTGCTGGTACTTCTTACGTTTTATCGACCCACATAATAATGAAGTATTAGCTGATCCTGAAAAATTGAAAGAGTGGCTTCCTGTTGACATTTATATTGGAGGAGCAGAGCATGCAGTATTACATTTGCTATATGCTCGCTTCTGGCACAAGTTTTTATATGATATCGGTGTTGTGCCAACAAAGGAACCTTTCCAAAAGCTATTTAACCAAGGAATGATTCTTGGCGAAAATAATGAAAAAATGAGTAAATCAAAAGGGAATGTTGTGAACCCTGATGAGATTGTCAATAGCCATGGTGCTGATACATTGCGTCTATATGAAATGTTCATGGGACCACTTGATGGTTCGATCGCTTGGTCTGCCAATGGTGTTGATGGTTCACGACGCTTCTTAGATAGAATTTGGCGCTTGTTTATTGATGATAACGGTAATGTAAATCCGAAGATTAAGGATAATGAAACAGAAAGTAATCTTGAAAAAGTCTATCATCAAACGGTTAAAAAAGTGACGGAGGATTATGAGGGCTTACGTTTTAATACGGCCATTTCACAGCTGATGGTCTTTATCAATGAAGCAAATAAAGCAGAGGTGCTGCCAATTCATTATATGGAGGGCTTTGTGAAATTACTGTCTCCAATTTGCCCGCATATTTCTGAGGAATTATGGGAAAAGCTTGGCCACACTGCTTCTAGTATTGCCTATGAAGCATGGCCAGCTTATGATGAAGCAAAGTTAAAGGATAATGAAATAGAAATCGTTATTCAAATTAACGGGAAGGTCAAAGCAAAGCTAGTCGTACCAGCAAACACAAACAAGGATGCGCTGGAGCAAATTGCGATGGATGACGACAAGGTAAAAGCGCAAATCGACGGCAAGACCGTCCGTAAAGTCATTGCGGTTCCTGGAAAACTCGTTAATATTGTTGCGAATTAA
- a CDS encoding rhodanese-like domain-containing protein, producing the protein MSQIAVITTNELMEKLEAGEKLELVDVREHDEVAMGMIPGAKHIPMGDIPASLGSFDKDKEYIMVCRSGSRSAYVCEFMQAQGYKVRNMTGGMLDWRGKTE; encoded by the coding sequence ATGAGTCAAATAGCAGTCATAACAACAAATGAATTAATGGAAAAGCTCGAAGCAGGGGAGAAGCTGGAGCTTGTAGATGTAAGAGAACATGATGAAGTGGCCATGGGGATGATACCAGGGGCCAAGCATATTCCAATGGGAGATATCCCGGCAAGCTTAGGTTCTTTTGACAAAGACAAAGAATACATTATGGTTTGCCGTTCAGGCTCAAGAAGTGCCTATGTTTGCGAATTTATGCAGGCACAAGGCTATAAAGTCCGCAATATGACAGGCGGAATGCTTGATTGGAGAGGTAAAACAGAATAA
- a CDS encoding sporulation protein Cse60, whose translation MIQVKVFDQEHEKNLESEMNDFLKDLDEKKLLDIKYNVAAMPDEEDEEQIYCFSAMIIYRA comes from the coding sequence ATGATTCAAGTGAAGGTATTTGATCAGGAGCACGAGAAGAATTTAGAATCAGAGATGAATGATTTCTTAAAGGATTTAGATGAGAAAAAATTGCTAGATATTAAATATAACGTAGCAGCAATGCCTGATGAGGAGGATGAGGAACAAATTTATTGCTTTTCAGCTATGATTATCTATCGAGCCTGA
- a CDS encoding BaiN/RdsA family NAD(P)/FAD-dependent oxidoreductase translates to MYDVIVIGGGPSGLMAAITAGESGARVLLLDKGDKLGRKLAISGGGRCNVTNRLPTDELIKHIPGNGRFLHSAFSIFNNEDIIIFFKKLGIELKEEDHGRMFPVTDKAQSVVDALLRKLSSLHVEIKTNCPVETIVYGENEMKSILLKSGKKYDTKAVVIAVGGKSVPHTGSTGDGYAWAQKAGHTITELFPTEVPVTSNEPFIKEKTLQGLSLRGVALSVLNQKGKAVVSHKMDMIFTHFGISGPAVLRCSQFIVKELKKSPQQKVLVNLDVFPEKKEEALFQELMQLIKSEPKKNVKNVLKNLLPERYLLFLLEYNQIDPMAQTATLSNDKLRDFVESCKRFRFTVNGTLSLEKAFITGGGISTKEIEPKTMASKKMPGLYFCGEILDIHGYTGGFNITAAFVTGRLAGQSAAQYSKMLK, encoded by the coding sequence ATGTATGATGTTATTGTAATTGGTGGGGGTCCTTCTGGATTGATGGCAGCTATTACAGCTGGTGAATCAGGAGCAAGGGTACTACTCCTTGATAAAGGCGACAAGCTTGGGAGAAAGCTGGCTATTTCAGGCGGAGGTCGTTGTAATGTAACGAACCGACTGCCAACTGATGAATTAATTAAACACATCCCTGGAAATGGACGATTTTTACATAGCGCATTTTCTATTTTTAACAACGAGGATATTATTATCTTTTTCAAGAAATTAGGAATTGAATTAAAGGAAGAGGATCATGGACGGATGTTTCCTGTCACTGACAAAGCACAGTCTGTGGTAGATGCCTTACTACGTAAGCTTTCAAGCCTGCATGTTGAAATTAAAACCAATTGTCCAGTCGAAACAATTGTATATGGTGAAAACGAAATGAAATCCATTCTTTTAAAAAGTGGGAAGAAATATGATACAAAAGCAGTTGTCATTGCTGTCGGCGGTAAATCAGTTCCACACACTGGTTCGACAGGGGATGGCTATGCCTGGGCTCAAAAAGCAGGTCATACAATTACAGAGCTGTTTCCTACCGAAGTACCAGTAACCTCGAACGAGCCCTTTATTAAAGAAAAAACATTACAGGGACTATCCTTACGTGGAGTTGCCTTAAGTGTGTTAAATCAAAAGGGCAAGGCTGTTGTTTCACATAAGATGGATATGATTTTCACCCATTTCGGCATAAGCGGCCCAGCTGTCCTTCGTTGCAGCCAATTTATTGTAAAAGAATTAAAAAAATCACCTCAGCAGAAGGTGCTTGTTAATCTAGACGTCTTTCCTGAGAAAAAAGAGGAGGCACTATTTCAGGAGCTTATGCAGCTGATAAAATCAGAGCCGAAAAAGAATGTAAAGAATGTGTTAAAAAATTTACTGCCAGAGCGTTATCTGCTTTTCCTCTTAGAGTACAATCAAATCGATCCAATGGCACAGACTGCCACTTTATCAAATGATAAGCTACGAGACTTTGTTGAAAGCTGTAAAAGATTCCGATTTACAGTAAACGGTACGCTGTCTCTCGAAAAAGCATTTATAACCGGCGGAGGTATATCCACGAAAGAAATTGAACCGAAAACAATGGCCTCAAAAAAAATGCCAGGCTTGTATTTTTGCGGAGAAATCCTTGATATCCATGGCTATACCGGTGGCTTTAATATTACAGCTGCTTTCGTAACAGGAAGGCTTGCAGGTCAAAGTGCTGCCCAATACAGCAAAATGCTGAAGTAA
- a CDS encoding putative polysaccharide biosynthesis protein — MSSKLLRGTFILTLGTIISKVLGLFYVIPFDAIVGKEGTTLYQYSYVPYTIFISIATAGIPLAISKFISKYNALEEYAVGRKLFKSGLVVMLITGVVSFLILYFSAPILGEMVIRDDDQETKIEDVITVIRAVSFALIVVPFMSLIRGFFQGHQSMGPSAVSQVVEQIVRIVFLLAGAFIVLYVMNGKMATAVSVATFAAFIGAIGSLAVLFWYWYKRKPHLDELLLQDKGTVDISLKSMYKEIVFYAAPFVFVGIANPLFQFIDQMTFNRAMVEIGLASEADFAFTTLNFYSHKLVIIPVSLATAFSLTLVPNITQTYVENDRKGLNRQLNQSFQVLLFLTLPAVVGMSLLAEPIFTAFYGHDVLGTEVLRAYAPVAILFALYSVTAAIMQGIDEQRFTILSLLVGLLIKLSLNIPLIKLMQTEGAILATALGYGAAIMINLFVIKTYTQYSFQLVFRRILLIIILSVLMFAGAGGTYWLLTLFLSPESVWQSLIIILVCAAIGAGIYLILGLKSKLVNRLFGAKVDRVMEKLHLKG; from the coding sequence ATGTCGTCTAAGCTTTTAAGAGGTACGTTTATTTTAACTCTCGGAACTATTATTTCTAAAGTGCTTGGTTTATTTTATGTCATTCCTTTTGATGCTATTGTTGGAAAAGAGGGGACAACACTCTATCAATATTCGTATGTACCTTATACCATATTTATTAGTATTGCCACTGCTGGTATTCCTCTAGCCATTTCTAAATTTATTTCGAAATATAACGCGCTCGAGGAATACGCGGTAGGAAGAAAACTATTTAAATCTGGTTTAGTAGTGATGTTGATTACGGGGGTTGTTTCTTTTTTAATTTTATATTTCTCTGCCCCTATTTTAGGTGAGATGGTGATTCGGGATGACGATCAGGAGACAAAAATAGAGGATGTCATCACCGTTATTCGTGCAGTCAGCTTTGCTCTGATTGTGGTCCCTTTTATGAGCTTGATCAGAGGCTTTTTCCAGGGACATCAATCGATGGGCCCATCAGCCGTATCACAGGTAGTAGAGCAAATTGTTCGGATTGTTTTTCTTTTAGCAGGTGCTTTTATTGTCCTATATGTCATGAATGGCAAAATGGCAACAGCAGTCAGCGTGGCTACGTTTGCAGCTTTTATTGGAGCCATTGGCAGCCTAGCTGTTCTATTTTGGTATTGGTATAAACGCAAGCCACATCTCGATGAGTTGCTTTTACAGGATAAAGGGACAGTTGATATTTCCTTAAAGTCTATGTATAAAGAAATTGTTTTCTATGCAGCGCCCTTTGTATTTGTCGGCATTGCGAATCCATTATTTCAATTTATTGACCAAATGACGTTTAATAGAGCAATGGTTGAAATCGGGCTGGCCTCGGAAGCTGACTTTGCCTTTACAACCTTAAATTTTTATTCTCATAAATTGGTGATTATCCCTGTTTCCCTAGCAACCGCTTTTTCATTAACGCTAGTACCGAATATCACCCAGACCTATGTTGAAAATGATAGAAAAGGGTTGAACCGTCAGTTGAATCAATCGTTCCAGGTTTTATTATTCCTGACGTTACCGGCGGTAGTGGGAATGTCACTATTGGCAGAGCCGATTTTTACGGCATTTTATGGACATGATGTGCTTGGCACGGAGGTATTGCGGGCATATGCACCGGTTGCGATTCTTTTTGCTCTCTATTCTGTCACGGCTGCCATTATGCAGGGAATTGATGAACAGCGTTTTACGATTCTAAGTCTATTAGTCGGGCTGCTTATTAAACTTAGTTTAAATATTCCATTGATTAAGCTTATGCAAACGGAAGGGGCTATCCTAGCAACAGCGCTTGGTTACGGAGCTGCCATTATGATAAACCTGTTTGTCATAAAAACCTATACGCAGTACTCGTTTCAACTTGTATTTCGGAGAATTCTCTTAATCATTATTCTTTCTGTGTTAATGTTCGCCGGTGCAGGGGGCACATATTGGCTACTTACGCTTTTCTTATCTCCAGAATCGGTATGGCAGTCACTTATTATCATCCTTGTTTGTGCTGCAATTGGTGCAGGTATTTATTTAATCCTTGGTTTGAAGTCTAAATTAGTAAATCGTTTGTTTGGAGCAAAAGTGGACAGAGTCATGGAAAAGCTACATCTGAAAGGATAG
- a CDS encoding pseudouridine synthase: MRIDKMLANMGYGSRKEVKDLLKSGVVQINDVIVKNGKEQVNPNKDTVTLQGEVIEYKEYIYLMMNKPQGVISATEDNHDETVIDLLELEDAVYSPFPVGRLDKDTEGLLLLTNDGQLAHQLLSPKKHVPKTYFAVIDQEVSEEDVMAFAAGVTLDDGYVTKPGKLKILKSGIRSDIELTITEGKFHQVKRMFEAVGKKVVYLQRISMGPIQLDESLELGEYRELTDDEMAALREATAK, translated from the coding sequence GTGCGTATTGATAAAATGTTAGCGAATATGGGATATGGCAGTCGAAAGGAAGTAAAGGACCTGCTCAAGAGCGGAGTTGTCCAAATAAATGATGTTATCGTGAAGAATGGGAAGGAACAAGTTAATCCAAATAAGGATACAGTAACACTACAGGGTGAAGTCATTGAGTATAAAGAGTATATTTATCTTATGATGAATAAGCCACAGGGGGTGATTTCTGCTACAGAGGATAACCATGATGAAACAGTCATTGATTTACTTGAATTGGAGGATGCCGTTTATTCGCCCTTTCCAGTCGGAAGGCTTGATAAAGATACAGAGGGCTTGCTGCTTCTGACAAATGATGGTCAGCTGGCCCATCAGCTCTTGTCACCGAAAAAACATGTTCCCAAAACGTATTTTGCTGTGATCGATCAAGAGGTGTCTGAAGAGGATGTGATGGCCTTTGCGGCGGGTGTCACATTAGATGATGGCTATGTAACAAAGCCAGGTAAGCTAAAAATATTAAAATCAGGGATTCGTTCTGATATTGAGTTAACGATTACAGAAGGTAAATTCCATCAAGTTAAAAGAATGTTTGAAGCGGTGGGGAAAAAGGTTGTTTACCTGCAAAGAATTTCAATGGGGCCTATACAATTGGATGAAAGTCTTGAACTCGGAGAGTACCGTGAGCTAACTGATGATGAAATGGCGGCATTGAGGGAAGCAACCGCAAAATAA
- a CDS encoding DeoR family transcriptional regulator, whose amino-acid sequence MKPSTNRMLNRIKSVYMFINNRGTVTTQELVEEFGITPRTIQRDLNVLAYNDLVKSPSRGKWTTTKKKVKLTS is encoded by the coding sequence TTGAAACCGTCAACTAACCGGATGTTAAACCGTATCAAATCCGTCTATATGTTTATTAATAATCGAGGAACCGTTACAACCCAAGAACTTGTAGAGGAATTCGGAATTACACCTCGAACGATACAAAGAGACTTAAATGTCTTAGCGTACAACGATTTAGTCAAGAGCCCAAGTCGAGGAAAATGGACAACAACTAAAAAGAAAGTAAAATTAACATCGTAA
- the pepV gene encoding dipeptidase PepV, whose protein sequence is MVHINWSDEVLKRKDALLKDTQSILRIKSVLDEENATKDAPLGKGVKEALMFMLELGEKDGFQTKNTGNLAGHIEFGQGDDCVGILCHVDVVPEGDGWTSDPYGAEIRDGRIFARGALDDKGPTVAAYYAMKIVKELKLPLTKRVRMIIGTDEESDWRCVDHYFEHEEMPTVGFAPDADFPIIFAEKGICDFDLVQTMRKETNIDQDVKLEIISFESGKRYNMVPDFAKAVMHVQKEKTDVIQRFKDFQQEHGLKGKCYVDNGSLIIELEGVSAHGMEPNLGKNAGLYLAQFICENKPDQQAAPYFEFASRYLFRDSRGKQLGLAYSDNLSGELTINVGKMTYQSERGGMFGLNLRYPVTTEIEKTKELLELLGSQKGFKIENLSDSKPHHVDENHELIQTLKKVYEEQTGETAELLAIGGGTYARSLTSGVAFGPLFPGREDIAHQKDEYMYIDDLLKATSIYAQAIYELAK, encoded by the coding sequence ATGGTACATATAAATTGGTCTGATGAAGTATTAAAAAGAAAAGATGCACTGCTTAAGGATACGCAAAGTATTTTACGGATTAAGAGTGTTTTAGATGAGGAAAATGCTACAAAGGATGCTCCACTTGGGAAAGGTGTAAAAGAAGCTTTGATGTTCATGCTTGAACTAGGTGAGAAGGATGGCTTCCAGACAAAGAATACGGGGAATTTAGCCGGTCATATTGAGTTTGGACAGGGGGATGATTGTGTAGGGATTCTCTGTCATGTGGATGTAGTTCCTGAAGGTGACGGATGGACAAGTGATCCGTACGGAGCGGAAATTCGGGATGGAAGGATTTTTGCTAGAGGGGCGCTTGATGATAAAGGTCCAACTGTGGCTGCCTATTATGCCATGAAAATAGTTAAAGAATTAAAACTACCTTTAACTAAACGTGTCCGTATGATTATTGGGACAGACGAGGAAAGTGATTGGAGATGTGTGGACCATTATTTTGAACATGAGGAAATGCCAACGGTCGGTTTTGCACCAGATGCCGACTTCCCTATTATATTTGCTGAAAAAGGGATTTGTGATTTTGATCTTGTCCAAACCATGAGGAAAGAAACGAATATAGATCAGGATGTGAAATTAGAAATAATCAGCTTTGAGTCTGGTAAACGATATAATATGGTCCCGGATTTTGCGAAAGCGGTTATGCATGTTCAAAAAGAGAAGACAGATGTCATTCAGAGATTTAAAGACTTCCAACAGGAGCATGGGTTAAAGGGGAAATGTTATGTTGATAACGGCAGTTTAATCATCGAGCTTGAGGGAGTTTCAGCACATGGGATGGAGCCGAATTTAGGTAAAAATGCCGGTCTTTATTTAGCTCAGTTTATTTGTGAAAACAAGCCGGATCAACAGGCTGCTCCTTACTTTGAGTTTGCTTCCCGCTACTTGTTCAGGGATTCTAGGGGCAAGCAATTGGGCTTGGCATACTCGGATAATCTTTCCGGTGAACTGACTATTAATGTAGGGAAAATGACGTACCAGAGTGAAAGGGGAGGCATGTTTGGATTGAACCTGCGCTATCCCGTCACAACTGAAATTGAGAAAACGAAGGAGCTGCTTGAACTATTAGGCAGTCAAAAAGGCTTTAAGATCGAGAATTTATCAGATTCAAAGCCGCATCATGTTGATGAAAATCATGAATTGATACAAACGCTAAAAAAAGTATATGAAGAACAAACTGGTGAGACAGCGGAGCTGTTAGCGATTGGAGGAGGCACCTATGCACGCTCGTTAACATCCGGTGTTGCTTTCGGCCCTCTTTTCCCAGGTAGAGAGGATATCGCCCATCAAAAGGACGAGTACATGTATATCGATGACTTACTGAAGGCTACCTCCATTTATGCGCAAGCCATATACGAGCTTGCGAAGTAA
- the thpR gene encoding RNA 2',3'-cyclic phosphodiesterase yields MKEKAPVIIRVLLSALSKNAIFRLTKSEVKAVNTHYFWALSIPQAAKNAIAHQLEEVRGHFPFKRWVDKDDYHITFAFLGSAEKDLLQRSIDLIGESIKSEKTFPLQVQGLGVFGNKKSPRIFWASIKQENMLESVQSLVFTACLKTGFTLEKRPFTPHITLARNWQGTEFNHAWLVSENPFQQDPITFTANEVTLYKTNLEKRPKYEPIATFSLATE; encoded by the coding sequence TTGAAAGAAAAAGCACCCGTCATCATACGGGTGCTTCTATCAGCTTTATCGAAGAATGCCATATTTAGGCTAACAAAAAGTGAGGTAAAAGCGGTGAATACACATTACTTTTGGGCTCTTTCGATTCCACAGGCAGCAAAAAATGCCATCGCTCATCAGCTTGAAGAGGTAAGGGGGCATTTCCCGTTTAAACGGTGGGTGGATAAGGATGATTACCATATAACCTTTGCATTCCTTGGTTCTGCTGAGAAAGACTTACTACAAAGATCGATTGATTTAATAGGGGAAAGCATAAAAAGTGAAAAAACCTTTCCTTTACAGGTTCAAGGACTTGGTGTATTTGGAAATAAAAAATCCCCGCGTATCTTCTGGGCATCAATCAAACAGGAAAATATGCTTGAGAGTGTGCAATCACTTGTTTTTACAGCATGTTTAAAGACAGGCTTCACACTCGAGAAACGTCCGTTTACTCCGCATATTACATTGGCACGGAATTGGCAGGGGACTGAATTTAATCATGCCTGGTTGGTTTCCGAAAATCCATTTCAGCAGGACCCTATTACCTTTACAGCTAATGAAGTGACCTTGTATAAAACAAATCTAGAAAAAAGACCGAAGTATGAACCCATTGCCACCTTTTCCTTGGCTACTGAATAG